Within Bacillus sp. Marseille-Q1617, the genomic segment TTTTTTTTGGAAAGTGTGCGATATTAGGCGTTTTTTTGTCGAACGGTCGATATCTTTTATTTTTGGTCGATAAAATCAAAATGGACGATAAAAATAGAAATCGGACGATAAAAAATCATTTTAGCCGATAAATAAAAAAAACGGACGATATCTATTGATAAAGTACCAACACCCACTTAAAGCCCTTACAAAAAGCAATTAACGACCCAAGATATGCAAAGAACAAACGTTTTCAGTCAAAAGTCGTAGAAAAATTCCTTCTTTCTTAGAATATCGAATTCCGTTCCTGAACTGTATACTAATAGTAAGAGACTAGAGAGGACGATGACAATGAATGAGGAGGCACTTTCAAATATCGAGCTTTTAAAAGAAATCGCCGAATTTCTTAATAACGAAACCGACCAGTGTGATATGCTCCATGGTGCCTTGAAGAAATTAATCAAAGGCACGAGCTTTACGACAGGATGGATCTTTTTTATTGAAGAAGGCGGAAAGCATCAGCTGGCGTCTTATGAAGATCTTCCGGAATCGCTGAAACATAACGGTTGTGAATTGATGCATAACGGCGGGTGCTGGTGTGTCAATCGCTTTCGCAAAGGGAAGCTGACGAAGGCCTCGAATATCATCGAATGTCAACGGATAGAAAAAGCCATCGAAGAGAACAGGGGAAAAACCGACGATATCACCTATCACGCCACAGTCCCCCTGCAATCCGGTGACGAAGCTTATGGATTGTTGAATGTAGCGGCTCCTCACAAAACCCATTTTTCAAAAGACGAATTGGCACTGTTGGAATCAGTCGCCTTTCAAATTGGCTCAGCGATAAAACGGATTGCCCTCACTAAAAAAGAACAGGAAGTTGCACTTCTTGCGGAAAGAAACAGGCTGGCAAGGGATCTTCATGACTCTGTGAATCAATTACTATTCTCGCTTACCCTGACAGCCAGAGGCGGTGCTGAGATGACAAGTGATGAAGAAGTGAAGGAAACGTTTCTAACCGTTCAGACCCTCGCCCAGGAAGCTTTATCGGAAATGCGCGCCCTTATCTGGCAGCTGCGGCCCCATGGACTGGAGAATGGGTTGGTGGAAGCGGCAAAAGGCTATTCTGAAATGCTCGGCCTGACTCTCGAATCACGTGTGGAAGGCGTCATTTCTTTAAGTTCCAAAGTCGAAGAAGTCCTCTGGAGGGTCAGTCAGGAAGCACTGAATAACTGTAAAAAACACTCAGGTGTGAAGAATATCAGCTATCTTTTAAAAGACGATGGAAATATGATTGCCCTTTTGATAGAAGATCAAGGCTTCGGATTTCAATACGATGAAGGACAGCCGCTTCCCTCCATCGGGATTGAAAGCATGAAGGAACGGGTGAAGAGCCTTGGGGGAACATTTCATTTAAAGAGTGCACTTGGAAAAGGAACAATATTAATGGTGAAAATACCATATTAGGAGGACCGGTATGACGATTCGTATCTTGATTGCAGACGATCATCACGTAGTGAGAAGGGGGCTTGTTTTCTTTTTAAAAACTCAAAAGGATTTAGAAATTGTAGGTGAAGCAAAGAATGGGGCAGAAGCCGTTGAATTGGCGGATAGCTTACAGCCTGACCTGATCTTGATGGACCTCATGATGCCGGTCAAGGATGGAATCGAAGCAACGAAAGAAATCAAAAAGAAGCATGGCAGCGGCATCCAGGTTCTGATGCTGACGAGTTTTTCAGATCAAAACCATGTCATCCCTGCAATCGAAGCCGGGGCCGCGGGATATCAATTAAAGGATATTGAGCCGGATGAGCTGGTTGCAAGTATCAGAAAGCTTTTATCAGGGGAAAACTCACTCCATCCCAAAGCCACCAATCATCTGCTGACGAGAATTTCAAAACAAGACCCCCCACATAAAATCCATGCTCTTACAAAAAGGGAAAAAGATGTTTTGGTGGAGCTGACGAAAGGGAAGAGTAATAAAGAAATTGCTTCAAGCTTGTTTATAACGGAAAAGACGGTCAAGACCCATATATCAAACATATTCTCAAAGCTTGAAGTATCTGATCGGACACAAGCGGCACTTTATGCAGTGAAACATAATCTGGCTTGAAAAACAGAAAGGACGATTTAAACAATGAACATCGTGATCATTAATGGAAGCCCGAGAAAAAGGGGACGCACAGGCATTGCAGCCCGTTTCATGGCAAGAACCTATAATGCTGATTTGATTGATCTCAGTGATGGGACACTGCCTCTTTACACTGGTGAACAGGAGCAGGCGGAGGTTTCGTCCGTACAGTCCCTGAAACAAAAAGTGAAAAAAGCAGATGCGGTCATATTAGCTTCCCCCGAATATCACAGCGGCATGAGCGGGGCTTTGAAGAATGCACTCGATTTCTTGAGCAGCGAGCAATTTGCGCATAAACCAGTGGCACTGCTTGCGTGTGCAGGAGGAGGAAAAGGCGGGATCAACTGTCTGAACAACCTCAGGATAGTGGCACGCGGCGTCTATGCGAATGTTGTCCCAAAACAGCTTGTCCTCGATCCGCACTGCTTTGATTATGACCATGACGGGTTGTTGGAGGAGCCGGCAAAACTGGTGGATGATATGGTTCAGGAATTGAAAGTGTATGTGAAGGCGGCGGAGATTGTACAGAATGAAGCGCCTGCTAAATAATTGGTTGGCTGGAAACTGACGCAAGTTGTCGGTTTCTTTTTTTTAGTTTTGTGCAGGGTTTGGGAGGCTGGGTGTGGGTGAATAAGGTGATCCTTGTGGGATTGTCGATAGTCGGCATATTGCAAAGAAATGTCCACATTTCCAATATTGTGACCGCAAGACGAAAAATTGTCCGCAAAACAAAAGTTTCGTCCGCAAATCCCCAAAAATGTCCTCTAGCGTACCATTCACGATATAAATACCTATTTTACATAAAATCTGACTGCATGCACATACTAAAAGCTGATTCAGCATAGCTGAATCAGCACGGTTAGGTGGAATTCTCTTTTACATTTCTGCAAATGTTTCCTCTAGTGGTTGCTCGACACTGAAGGTGTAATTTGCATGTTCGATATAACGCAGTAGTGTGTAAAGATTCCGTTCAACAACGGTATAATCCTTTGAAAAGTGATAGGCGTGCAAGAATTGTTCAATTCTTTTCGAAAGGAGGTCATCCTTCGTCCTTACCATCAGAATAAGCAGGTTATCCCATTCTGATCGGTGGGTGTAGTACAAGGCCCGGTCATAATCGACTTTGTTCACTTTTATTTCCCTCCTTCTGAAGGGGGTAATCTTATTGTGTGACGAAACTCAGCATTTTTTCTCTGAAAAACTTGGTACTCCTGCTTACACTGACTTTCCTTCTATTGGGTGAATAATTTAGATTTATTACATCATCCTAATTAAAGAGATAAGATATGAGGTGAAAAAATGAAAAAATCAATGATGATGATGACAGCGGTATTTTTTCTTTTATTTTCAAGTAATGTGCAGGCACAGCAGCCGCAGCCTTCCGATTATGAGAAGTTCGGCCGGATAGCGACAGCTGTCATAAAGGAAGATTACCCTGGACAGCCTTTAAAGGACTATAAGTATCAAGGACGTCAAAAGATTGATGAAAATAAGCTTGCGGACTCTTTTGAATTCACCGTACAGGATAATAATGCAGAGAAGGTCGTAATGGTTAAAGTGGTACATGATCTAGACAATGAGAAGACGTTGAGCATTTCTGTAGAAGAGAAGAAATAGTTCTTCATAAGACTGACTTAGAATCGTCCCCTGCGAATCGAGTCAGTTTTTTGCTGTTTATTGAAAATGACTTCCTGATGATTGGTTAACTTTATTAAATGAAGTGCCGTAGACAAGCTTGCATAATCGGTAACTTATTCTGATCTTTTGTATAGTTTATTACATGTTTTCATAGTCAGAATAGTTTGATAAAATGAAATCATTATGAAATGAGAGGAGCCTTCATCCAATGTGATATGTCTTTTTCCTAAAATATAATTGAATAAAGGGAGGAAAAGACATGGCTTCGAAATCATTTCGACATCTTTGGATCGGTCAGGCACTGGCGAATATGGGGGATATCTTGTACATTGTGGCATTGATTTCCCTGATTCATACGGTTACGGGTTCACCGGTATTGTTGACCGCAGTGCCGTTGGTGATTACCTTTTCGAGATTTATCAGCAGTGTGATGGCACCGCTGTTATTGAATCGTTCACAAATGAAGTTCTTGATTGCGTATTCTCAGCTTGCAAAAACATTGCTGCTCATTCTTTTCTTGGCGATGGTTTTATTTTCTTTGGGGAATGTGTGGCTTTATTTAGCCGTTGCAAGTATGATCTCATTTTTGGACGGATGGGCTCTGCCTGCCAGAAACGCCTATATACCCTTTATCGTGAAAAGGGAAGAACTGATGGGGGCGAATGGTTTTTTATCGACCGTGGATCAAACCATTCAATTCTCCAGCTGGGCACTTGGCGGATTATTGCTCGCATTATTGAATGAAAGCCTCTTATTCGTACTTGTCATACTGCTGTTTCTTGCCAGTACGCTGTATATGCTCAAGCTTCCGGCCATTCCGGGCACCACCCTGCAGCAAAAGAAATACTGGTGGAAAGAATTTGGGGAAGGCTGGACTGAAGTGAGAAAGAATGAACGGCTGAGAAATATATTCTTCATATATGGTCTGGAATCTGCAGCCGGGGCAGTTTGGATTGCGGCTGTTCTTTATCTTTATGTGGATCTGGTCCTGCACCGGAGTGAAGCTTGGTGGGGGTTCATAAACAGCAGTTTTTTCATCGGTTTGGTACTTGCCTCTTATCTTGTATTCAAACTGCATGGCTTTTTTTCAAGAAGAAGGGACGTTTGGCTGCCGGTATGCATGATCATGACATCACTCGCAACACTGGTTTTTGCCTGGAACGAAGCGGCCCTTTTCGCACTGGTTCTCTCCTTGATCTTCGGTGCCTTCGATCAGATAAAGACCATCGTCCTGCAAACATATCTTCAGGAAAACTCGCCTCATGAAGAGATTGGGAAAGTTTATGCTTCGCAGGGAGCTTTGACGACGCTTTTATTTGGGCTGTCATCTTTAGGGGTGGGGATGCTCTTGGAAATCACCAGTGTACAAATCATTTTTTCCGTATCCGCATTCCTGCTATTGCTGACTCTGATTCCGATACAAGCGTTAAGAAAAGGATAAATATAAGGATAAATATAAAGGAGCTGTACCATCGTTATTACGACGGTACAGCCTTTTTTATATGTGAATTTGGAATCCGAAAGAATCATCTTAGCCGAAACAGACTCCTTTTCTTCTCATGAATCAGCTCTTCTTCTCATACATTGTGATAAGAGTAAAAAGAGGGGGATGACCATGAACCAAGAGGAACAAAAGCAATTGCAGAAAGCGATTGGTGAAATTACCGAAATAGCTTCCGGATTCGGCCTCGACTTTTATCCGATGAGATATGAAATCTGTCCTGCTGACATTATTTATACATTTGGTGCCTATGGGATGCCGACTCGTTTCTCTCACTGGAGCTTCGGGAAACAATTTCATAAAATGAAGCTCCAATATGATTTGGGTCTCAGTAAAATTTATGAGCTTGTCATCAATTCAAATCCATGCTATGCATTTCTATTGGATTCCAATTCATTGATTCAAAATAAGTTGATTGTTGCGCACGTACTCGCGCATTGCGATTTCTTTAAAAACAATGTGAGGTTTCAAAATACAAAACGGGATATGGTGGAGAGCATGGCGGCGACAGCCGATCGTGTAAGAAGGTATGAAATTGAACATGGAAAGCGGGAAGTGGAAAACTTTCTCGATGCCGTTCTCGCCATAGATGAACATATCGATCCATCCTTGATGAGGCCGAAGCTTTCATGGACGATGGATGATGTGGAATGGGTGGAGGAAGAAGTGAATCCAGTCACTCCTTATGATGATTTATGGTCGCTTGATGAGAAACCCAAAAAGCGTAAAACCAAGAAAGTGAAAAAGAAGTTTCCGCCGCAGCCGGAGAAAGACCTCCTTCTGTTCATTGAGCAATACAGCCGTGAATTGTCAGATTGGCAAAGGGACATCCTGACAATGATGAGGGAAGAGATGCTGTATTTCTGGCCTCAGCTTGAAACCAAGATCATGAATGAAGGCTGGGCTTCTTACTGGCATCAGCGGATCATCCGTGAGATGGACCTGACAAGCGGTGAAGCAATTGAATTTGCCAAGCTGAATGCAGGAGTCGTGCAGCCATCGCGTACTGGAATCAACCCGTATTATCTGGGGTTGAAAATATTTGAAGATATTGAAGAACGGTATAATAACCCGACGGAAGAAATGAAGAATCGGGGCGTGAAACCAGGCTCGGGACGAGATAAAATGTTTGAGGTGCGGGAAATTGAATCAGATATCTCCTTTTTACGCAATTATTTAACGAAAGATCTTGTGATGAGGGAGGATATGTACCTCTTCCAGAAGCAGGGCAAGGACTATAAGATTGTGGATAAGGAATGGACGGCTGTACGTGATCAGCTTGTAAGCATGAGGGTCAATGGAGGATTCCCATATATTACGGTGACTGATGGTGACTATATGAAGAGCGGGGAATTATATCTGAAACATTGGTACGAAGACGTAGAGCTCGATATCAAGTATTTGGAGAAAGTGCTGCCGTATGTCCACCGTCTCTGGGGCAGGCCTGTCCATATCGAAACACATGTGGAGAACCGCGATATGCTGTTTACGTATGATGGAAGAAGTGTGCAGAGGAAGTATCTATAAGTCAAAGGATAACCGATTTCTCTTCCGGGGAATCGGTTTTTTCTTTGACTTGATCATTATTTGCACACAGTGGTTCTGCAAAACCTTTTCCTGTTCTAAATTAAGTGGACATGCTTATATATAGTAGTAAACAAGTTAAGGGTGAGGGGGAGCTCCATATGGCGGATGTTGAAGTATTCTTAGGCGACCTTACGGATGAAACATTTCATTACGAGGGAGGCGACTGGAACCATAACTATCCAAAAAGGATAAGTGAATTTTTCCCAAAAGGATATGATTTGTTTTTTTCGGTGTTAGATGATATTTATTATAATCGCATTGAAGGCAGGCAGACGGATTGGGGAAGTCATACATGCCCGATGTATCCTGATGAAATCCTTGCGCTGCTTGAGGACTATTACAAGCGGGATATGGAAGACGTTAAAGTGCAGGAGTTATTTCAGTTTGTAAAACAGCTCGATCCATATCAGCAATACGGTTTGGTGGCGTGTGAAATGACATAGTATATCAATGGAAGAACAAGCCGCGGGGCTTGTTCTTTTAACTGCGGCCACAGTGAGGTCAACCGGCCTTCATACTCCGGTCAGGGCTCGGAAACCGTATGTCCAGCATGCGGGTAAACGATAGAAATGCCTTCTGGAAAATCGGACTCTGGATGAAAGTGTAAATGAAAGTAAAGATGAAGACCGGGCCGCCAAGCAGAAGTCCCAGAAGCAACACACAGCACTCACAAATGATTCTTACGGAACTGATCGAGAGTCCTGTCCTGTCTGAAATCGTCAGCATGAAACCATCCCTCGGTCCCGTTCCCAGATGCGCTGCAGAGTATAGTCCCCCTCCAATCCCCATCAGAACAATGGCAGTAAGAAGCAGGAGTACATCTACGACTGCATTTGTTTGAGGAGGCAGCAGGTCAAAGTAAAGAAAAAAATCCACAAGGACACCTACCATCACTCCATTGATGATCGTACCGACCCGTACATATTTACCCTTCATGAGAAGTGTGCCGGTTATCATGGCGGCTCCTATGATGATATTCCATGTTCCGATCGTCAGCCCGATTTTTTCGAACAAGGCGATATTCAATACATCCCACGGATGGATACCCAAGTACTGCACCTTGATCGATAAGCTGATGCCATAACTGAAAATGAGTAATCCGATGATAAAAAAGCCCAATTGCCAATAAATTTTCATAGCTTCTCCTTTTCATGAAAAACAATCTACTATACAATATTTTACAATAAAAACATTTATGTAGAAACGGACAGTTTTCCTAGTTTTATTTATGGTGTCTGGTTGAACGCAAAAAATCGGATCAGAATTCTGATCCGATTGACTGATCTATATTTTTGGGCGGGTTCCATTAACACCATCGATTTATTGGGCGGTATATCCTCCATCCAAAACGACAGCCTGCCCAGTGACACCTTTCGCCTTATCGCTTGCGAGGAACATTGTATAATCAGCGATTTCCTCTACCGACAGTAATCTTTTTTGCGGTACGAGCGGATAAATGACATCTTCCAACACTTTTTCGAGAGGGACTCCTCTTGTTGTTGAGATGTCCTGAAGCTGATTCCGCACAAGAGGTGTGTCCACATATCCCGGGCACATTGCATTAACCGTGATACCGTGTTCTGCTCCTTCGAGTGCAGATACCTTTGTCAGTCCGATGACACCGTGTTTTGCGCTGTTGTAGGCAGCCTTACCAGCAAAACCGATCAGACCGTTGATGGAAGCCATATTGATGATACGCCCGAATTTTTGCTTTTTCATATGAGGAAAAGCAAACTTGGTCGCGATGAATGGGGCCGTCAGCATGATTTTGATGAGCAGCTCAAATTTCTCAATGGGAAATTCTTCGATTGGAGCGACATGCTGAATGCCGGCATTGTTAATGAGGACATCGATCCGTCCATAGTGTTCAACGGTTTTATCGATTCCTGCTTTCACTTCATCTTCACTCGTCACATCACACTTGACCCCGATGGCATCGAACCCTCTGTCTTTCAAATCCTCAACGGCTTCATCAAGCCCTTCCTGATTGATATCCGATAATACAACCTTAGCCCCGTTTTGTGCAAAATGTTCGCCGATTTCAAACCCGATGCCGCGCGCAGCACCGGTGATAAATACCACTTTTTCATTTACCATGATTGATCCTCCAATTTTTCAAATAGATTATAATTGTTATCCGTTTCAAATTAATAAATGCCCATATTCGCTAAAATGATGGAGACAATTTCAGCTACAGTCGGAATTAATAAACCGACAACTGCTACATCTAGATATGAGTCTTTGTGGGTTAGGCCAGTCACTGCAAACAGTGTCAGCAGTGCCCCGTTATGAGGCAGGATGGATGCACCGGATGAGATGGAAGCGATTCTGTGAAAGGCTTCTGCACTGATTCCGGTTGTCTGGGAGAGCTCATAATATTTATCACCCAATGCCTCGAGTGCAATGCCCATCCCTCCCGAAGCAGAACCTGTAATCGCAGCCAGCACCTGGACGGCGATGGCTTCTGAAATAACCGGGTTTCCCTTGATGCCAAGAATCAAATTCGTCAGCGTCTTGAAACCAGGAGCGGCAGTGACCACGGCACCGAATCCAACAGCGGCACTTGTATTGATGACCGCCATGACAGAACCTTTGGCACCACCGTTTATGGATGCGATGAATTTCTTGAAATGCTTGAAATTTATCAATAGTATGGCAAGGATCCCCACCAGCAGGGAAGTTAAGATATTCCAATCAAAAACATTCAAGGTAACGACAACAATCACTAACGGTAAAAAGGACAAATAGAAATTAGGCAGCTCATCTTTATTTATTTCCTTTACTTCGTTGCCTTCTTTAGGCTCTGTGAACGTATCTCCTTTTTTCGTGAACATGCTTTGACGCCATCTTAGATAAAAATATCCACCTGCCGCCATGATCAATCCCCCGACAATCCCGATGATGGGTGCGGCGGTCGGGGTCGTCTTAAAATAATCCATCGGTATCAAGTTCTGAATTTGAGGTGTACCGGGAATCGCTGTCATCGTAAAGGTGAAGGCCCCAAGCACAAAGACCGGGGGCAGCAGTTTCCTCGTAATGTCTGCCTCCCTGAACATGGCGATGGCCAAAGGATAGATTGCAAAGACCACCACGAACAGGCTGACGCCCCCGTAAGTCAAGACGGCTGCTGCAATGAGCACCCCCAGAATCGCACGGTCCTTTCCGATGATGCTCGTAATTTTATAAGCTACAGATTGCGCAGCCCCCACATCTTCCATCAGCTTTCCGAAAATGGCCCCGAAGAGAAACACCGGAAACCATTCTTTTGCAAAATCCACAAAGCCTGTCATATAGGTTTCTGTATATGCAGGCAGCAGATCCAGTCCACTCATGAGAGCAACCAATCCTGCCACCAACGGGGCGATCCAGATGATGGACCAGCCCAAATAAGCCAATAACATAAGCAGGAGTAATCCAACAATAATGCTAGTCATAATTCACCTCTGATTATTCATTTGTTGTTATTCTTCCTTTAGCCGCAGGCTTTATGTGATTTTTATAAAAAATAAGAGTCAATAAATAGTAAAAATTATAAGGAAGATTTACTTGAAATTCATTATTAATGGGTTTATCCTTTAAAAAGGATTGAACAATTACCCATTCTCTGCTCGTTCGTGATAAGGTGTAGATAACACTATTCCTTTACATAAATGCAAAATGAGAGAGGGTAAACAGACATAATAGATTAAAACTTCATGTCTGATGCCGGGGATATAACCGCAAAAAATAGAGAAACTGGATAGTCGGAAAGGAGAGTGAGTATGGCAGACGTATTTAATCAAGAGTTTGTTGTAGCGATCATCATAGCCTTTTCTGCTTATATTATTTTAAGAGGAATAGCTATTTTCTTCGGGAAAGCAGGAAAAGGCTATGTGGAGAATATAGAAACGCCAAGAAAGGTCTACCTGCAATTGATTGGGGTTTATTATGTAGTATCAGGCGGGTTGGGGCTTATGATTCCCAAACTTGAGTGGAAAACGGAAGACATTTATTTTGCCATTGCGTATTTTGCAATTATTTCGGTCGTTTTCTGGGCAGGACTTGATTTCTTCATTAAACGAGACAGGAAAAAACAGCTTCAGCAGAATTAAGAAGACTAAGCCCAGGTTACGAACCCGGGCTTTTTTTATTGAGCCCGGTAAAAGTGTTTTAGTCCAAATAAAACCAGAACGAATTCGTATCCTAGACCTAAACTCCATTAGGTTTGATTCTAATGTACTCTCTTATGTTTTCAGCTTTTCCAGCGGTTGATTGGAGTGCAAGACGGAGACTCCTGCGGAAAAAGCGAGTCAGGTGAGACTTATCCAGCTCCAGGGCTTAGAGGCACATGTCATAAGTCAACTCGTCCAAGAAGGCAAAGACCGCCTTCGTGGCCGATTCGCCTTATGCCACCCGCCTCTGATCAAAGCCCTTCCGCTTTTCTAACCCGCGGAAAGCGAAGTCTTGCAAGGAAATCAATAGCGGTATTAGGAACCTTCGCTGAAATAAAGGGAGTTTATTATTCTCAAAGTAAATTTTGGTAAAAAACGATCCGTTGGTTTAACACAATCCCTCAATGGGGTATATCCCCAAGTGGAGGGATGAAAAATGCTGCACCAGGAAAGTAAACCAAACAATGTGAAATCAACTGAATTGAAAAAAGACTTTTATATACAACAACTATTGAGAATAGGCGTTTATAAATATTTTGGCAAACAGCTTTACGAATTATCGATGAGCGAACTTCAGGAAGTATACATTGAGTATTATGTAAGCAATAACGATCTAATAAGTTAAAAAGACGAACCTTTTGGGAAGGATCGTCTTTTTTTATGCTTTTTTATGGAACGTCATGACCCATGGAGCTTTGCAGAATCTCAAACCACTGATCATGATTCAATTTCAGCTCTAAAGAGTCGATCGCTTTCTGTATGCGTTCTTTTTTTCCTGAACCGACAATCGGCATAATGCCTGCAGGATGATTCAACAACCAGGCATAAAGAAGGGAGTCGATACCTTCTGCTTCTGTCTCAACTTGGATTTTCTTCAGAGTTTCGCGCAAGCGGACGGCTTTCTCATCTTGACCGGTGAAGATATTTCCACCTGCAAGCGGGGACCAAGCCATCGGTGCCACCCTTTTTTCCTGACAGAGATTCAGTGTGCCATCTTCAAAATTTTCAAGCTGGTAAGCGGATAGCTCAATCTGGTTAGTCACCAATGGAAATGGCAGGTATGATTGCAGCATGTTCCATTGATGTTCTTTGAAATTGGATACTCCGAAATGGCGGACCTTTCCTTGTTCCTTCAGCTGGGTAAAGGCTTCGGCTACTTCTTCACCATCCATGAACGGGTCAGGGCGGTGTATGAGCAGTACATCGATATAATCAGTGCGCAGATTTTTCAATGATTGTTCCACAGAATACAATATATGCTGTTTACTTGTATTGTAATGGTGCGTTTGGTGATGTGGACGGTTTTTAGATGGAAGCACGATGCCGCATTTCGTTACAATTTCCATCTCTTCTCTGAGAGATGGTTTCAGAGAAAGCGCATCCCCGAACATCTCCTCACAAGTGTAAGAGCCATAAATATCAGCATGGTCAAATGTAGTAATGCCGTTTTCAAGATTGTATTGAATCAATGATAATGTCTCTTCCTTTGATTGATCCCATTCTGAAAGTCTCCATAATCCATGTACGATGCGGGAAAAAGATAGATTTTCATTCAGTGCGATTCTTTCCATATGTATACCCCATTTCCCGTCAGTATGCTGTTACTATCAATAAGTAATACTAAATTGTATCTTACTATGATATGGAATGAATTAAAAATGATAGACCTTTTACCGAATTGGAATCTTGAAAAAGTGAACATCATCAGTCTTCAATCCAACATAATGAAAGTTACCTCTGGAGGGAACACATTCTATTTAAAAAAGAGAAATGGAACCTCCTCGACTGAACGCTTGGAAGAATACCTCATCACACAGTATTTGGTCCGAAAAGGCTTTCCTGTAGAAACACCACTTTTGACCAATAAAGGAGAAGTGTTCATCAACTCAGATGAAAGCTTTTATTCCTTATATGCTTCCCTTGATGGGACTTCATTCTATAACAGCAGTTTCGTGACTTCTCAACATTCTTTTTCGCTCGGAGTTTATCTGGCAAGATTTCACCAAGCGTTAGAAAGGTATCCGTATAAAAAGGAAACAGCAGTTTGGAATGTTTATGGATATTTGAAAAGCTGGCTCTCTGTACCAAATCCCGAATTGAATGAATGGGGAAAAAGAGTATACGCTGGAATCGCCCAGCATGAACGGCTATATGAACAACTGCCTCCACAGCTAGTACACAGCGACTTGCATTTACGTAATTTTTTGTGGCAGGGACAGGATATCAGCGGACTTGTCGACTTTGAAAGAATCAGGATAGCTCCCCGTGTGGCAGATATCGCCTACCTAATCACTAGTATCCTGCGAGATACGGGAAGACAGTCTGATCCCACCCATTCTCTTAAGAAAATACACCAAATCCTTAAGGGATACACCAAAAATAAAAAGTTAAGGAAAAGGGAAATACTCTCCATTCCACCCCTGGTCATTCTTTTCTTTCTTCAATATACGTTATTTTACTCACAACGGGGTCATATGAAAGAGGTCGAATATCATGTGAATAAAGTTGATTTTATGATTAGCGATACAAGGTATTTGGAATCACTTACCGACTTCTGACGCAAGGCGGGAGTTCCGGCATGAAGCACGAAACATCTTTTACCATTATAATTCTTCGCTTTCTGAGAAAAAATGAAAGCAATGCATACGTGAAAGAGCTGTCTTGAAAAGGCCAAATAAAATGAGAAGGTGAAGATGATGGACGAGAATAATCAAGGTATTCCATATGATGCAGGAGACGTGGTTTATGTAATATATCGCAATCCCCATACTCAAAGTGTTGCAAATGTGCAAGAAGCCGCAGTCGTTAAAAACCCGGAAAACCCGGAAGAATTAGCTTTATTTTTATATGAAACT encodes:
- a CDS encoding GAF domain-containing sensor histidine kinase produces the protein MNEEALSNIELLKEIAEFLNNETDQCDMLHGALKKLIKGTSFTTGWIFFIEEGGKHQLASYEDLPESLKHNGCELMHNGGCWCVNRFRKGKLTKASNIIECQRIEKAIEENRGKTDDITYHATVPLQSGDEAYGLLNVAAPHKTHFSKDELALLESVAFQIGSAIKRIALTKKEQEVALLAERNRLARDLHDSVNQLLFSLTLTARGGAEMTSDEEVKETFLTVQTLAQEALSEMRALIWQLRPHGLENGLVEAAKGYSEMLGLTLESRVEGVISLSSKVEEVLWRVSQEALNNCKKHSGVKNISYLLKDDGNMIALLIEDQGFGFQYDEGQPLPSIGIESMKERVKSLGGTFHLKSALGKGTILMVKIPY
- a CDS encoding response regulator transcription factor — protein: MTIRILIADDHHVVRRGLVFFLKTQKDLEIVGEAKNGAEAVELADSLQPDLILMDLMMPVKDGIEATKEIKKKHGSGIQVLMLTSFSDQNHVIPAIEAGAAGYQLKDIEPDELVASIRKLLSGENSLHPKATNHLLTRISKQDPPHKIHALTKREKDVLVELTKGKSNKEIASSLFITEKTVKTHISNIFSKLEVSDRTQAALYAVKHNLA
- a CDS encoding NADPH-dependent FMN reductase — protein: MNIVIINGSPRKRGRTGIAARFMARTYNADLIDLSDGTLPLYTGEQEQAEVSSVQSLKQKVKKADAVILASPEYHSGMSGALKNALDFLSSEQFAHKPVALLACAGGGKGGINCLNNLRIVARGVYANVVPKQLVLDPHCFDYDHDGLLEEPAKLVDDMVQELKVYVKAAEIVQNEAPAK
- a CDS encoding YhdB family protein; translation: MNKVDYDRALYYTHRSEWDNLLILMVRTKDDLLSKRIEQFLHAYHFSKDYTVVERNLYTLLRYIEHANYTFSVEQPLEETFAEM
- a CDS encoding DUF3889 domain-containing protein, with the translated sequence MKKSMMMMTAVFFLLFSSNVQAQQPQPSDYEKFGRIATAVIKEDYPGQPLKDYKYQGRQKIDENKLADSFEFTVQDNNAEKVVMVKVVHDLDNEKTLSISVEEKK
- a CDS encoding MFS transporter, which encodes MASKSFRHLWIGQALANMGDILYIVALISLIHTVTGSPVLLTAVPLVITFSRFISSVMAPLLLNRSQMKFLIAYSQLAKTLLLILFLAMVLFSLGNVWLYLAVASMISFLDGWALPARNAYIPFIVKREELMGANGFLSTVDQTIQFSSWALGGLLLALLNESLLFVLVILLFLASTLYMLKLPAIPGTTLQQKKYWWKEFGEGWTEVRKNERLRNIFFIYGLESAAGAVWIAAVLYLYVDLVLHRSEAWWGFINSSFFIGLVLASYLVFKLHGFFSRRRDVWLPVCMIMTSLATLVFAWNEAALFALVLSLIFGAFDQIKTIVLQTYLQENSPHEEIGKVYASQGALTTLLFGLSSLGVGMLLEITSVQIIFSVSAFLLLLTLIPIQALRKG
- a CDS encoding SpoVR family protein, whose translation is MNQEEQKQLQKAIGEITEIASGFGLDFYPMRYEICPADIIYTFGAYGMPTRFSHWSFGKQFHKMKLQYDLGLSKIYELVINSNPCYAFLLDSNSLIQNKLIVAHVLAHCDFFKNNVRFQNTKRDMVESMAATADRVRRYEIEHGKREVENFLDAVLAIDEHIDPSLMRPKLSWTMDDVEWVEEEVNPVTPYDDLWSLDEKPKKRKTKKVKKKFPPQPEKDLLLFIEQYSRELSDWQRDILTMMREEMLYFWPQLETKIMNEGWASYWHQRIIREMDLTSGEAIEFAKLNAGVVQPSRTGINPYYLGLKIFEDIEERYNNPTEEMKNRGVKPGSGRDKMFEVREIESDISFLRNYLTKDLVMREDMYLFQKQGKDYKIVDKEWTAVRDQLVSMRVNGGFPYITVTDGDYMKSGELYLKHWYEDVELDIKYLEKVLPYVHRLWGRPVHIETHVENRDMLFTYDGRSVQRKYL